In one window of Dokdonia sp. PRO95 DNA:
- a CDS encoding metalloregulator ArsR/SmtB family transcription factor, whose product MGVTKRYIHSMRANQIADLAKILSNPARVAIIEYIGDCDGCLCQDISEKIRLSQPTTSQHLQVIKRAGVLKSQFKGKAQYYSIDARKWEQLQGLFYDFFEHTKLKMSEK is encoded by the coding sequence ATGGGAGTTACAAAAAGGTATATACATTCTATGAGGGCAAATCAGATTGCAGATCTGGCAAAGATTCTCTCTAACCCAGCACGTGTGGCTATCATTGAATATATAGGTGATTGTGATGGCTGCCTATGTCAAGATATTTCTGAAAAAATAAGGCTATCACAACCCACTACTTCACAACACCTACAAGTAATTAAAAGGGCAGGAGTTTTAAAAAGTCAGTTTAAAGGTAAAGCTCAGTACTACAGCATAGATGCCCGTAAATGGGAGCAATTGCAAGGATTGTTTTACGATTTCTTTGAGCATACCAAATTAAAAATGTCTGAGAAGTAA
- a CDS encoding aspartate kinase, producing MQVFKFGGASVKDADGVKNVATVLQTMGAEEKLIIVSAMGKTTNAMEAIVTAYFEYKSSLPEHIEHTVAYHMEITSNLFEKGDVVFEKIKELFSELKGFLAWNKSPKYDFVYDQIVCYGELISTTIISAYLNKQGLTNTWLDARRLIKTDSSYRDGRVDWKATQVAIKNNVNLKGLSVTQGFIASDSNNFTTTLGREGSDYTGGIFAYCLNAENLTIWKDVPGVLNGDPRVFNNTVLLHEIPYEEAIELAFYGASVIHPKTLQPLQRKEIPLYVKSFLNPKDSGTKVSAVTALVPEVPCYIVKKNQVLISLSSLDFSFMVEDNIAEVFQLLSTYKLKVDLIQNSAISFSVCVDNKFNGLEGLTKQLKGKFKLSITKAVSLYTIKHFTQDALKKFEKDKTVLLKQVTQNTVQLVTQN from the coding sequence ATGCAGGTTTTTAAATTTGGAGGAGCATCTGTAAAAGATGCAGATGGCGTAAAGAATGTTGCAACCGTACTACAAACTATGGGAGCTGAAGAAAAGCTTATCATAGTCTCTGCTATGGGTAAAACGACTAACGCAATGGAAGCTATTGTTACCGCTTACTTTGAGTACAAAAGTAGTCTCCCTGAACATATTGAGCACACGGTAGCTTATCATATGGAGATTACTAGTAATCTTTTTGAAAAAGGTGATGTTGTTTTTGAGAAAATAAAAGAACTTTTTTCAGAACTAAAAGGCTTTCTTGCATGGAACAAATCGCCAAAATATGATTTTGTTTATGATCAAATAGTGTGTTACGGCGAGCTTATATCTACAACTATAATAAGTGCTTACCTTAACAAACAAGGACTCACAAACACCTGGCTGGATGCGCGACGCCTAATAAAAACTGACAGTAGCTATCGCGATGGACGTGTAGACTGGAAAGCAACACAAGTTGCTATAAAGAACAATGTGAATTTAAAGGGCCTCTCTGTCACGCAAGGCTTTATAGCATCAGATAGTAACAACTTTACAACCACATTAGGCAGAGAAGGATCTGATTACACAGGTGGCATATTTGCATACTGTCTTAATGCAGAAAATCTAACTATCTGGAAAGATGTACCTGGGGTTTTAAATGGCGATCCTCGAGTTTTTAATAACACTGTCTTACTTCATGAAATTCCATATGAAGAAGCGATAGAACTTGCATTTTATGGAGCTTCTGTTATTCATCCTAAAACTTTACAACCACTACAACGCAAGGAAATACCTCTCTATGTAAAGTCCTTTTTAAACCCAAAAGACTCAGGCACAAAAGTAAGCGCAGTAACAGCACTAGTTCCTGAAGTGCCCTGTTATATTGTAAAGAAAAATCAAGTACTTATATCACTATCTTCTCTCGACTTCTCATTTATGGTAGAAGATAATATTGCAGAGGTATTCCAGTTATTATCTACATATAAACTTAAAGTAGACCTCATACAAAACTCTGCAATAAGCTTTTCTGTATGTGTGGATAACAAATTTAACGGCCTAGAGGGACTCACAAAACAGCTTAAAGGTAAATTTAAACTAAGCATTACCAAAGCCGTTTCATTATATACCATAAAACACTTCACACAAGATGCACTTAAGAAATTTGAAAAGGATAAAACAGTGCTTCTCAAGCAAGTTACTCAAAACACTGTGCAACTTGTGACACAAAACTAG
- a CDS encoding GNAT family N-acetyltransferase: MNISIQKATPEDMPAVLGLINELAVYEKEPEAVKITEKTLLENGFGEHPLFTCFVAKKETEVVGMALCYFRFSTWDGKSLHLEDLVVKESLRGKGVGQKLYDKVMIYGAESGVKRVEWVVLDWNTSAIEFYKKSNAKFLKDWHLVQMDEQRLQDYIKKINA, translated from the coding sequence ATGAACATCTCGATTCAAAAAGCAACCCCAGAAGATATGCCCGCTGTATTAGGCCTCATAAATGAACTAGCCGTTTATGAAAAAGAGCCAGAAGCGGTGAAAATCACAGAAAAAACACTTCTGGAAAATGGTTTTGGCGAGCATCCTCTTTTTACTTGCTTTGTAGCAAAAAAAGAAACAGAAGTCGTAGGCATGGCTTTATGCTACTTCCGCTTTTCTACTTGGGATGGAAAATCATTACACTTAGAAGATCTAGTAGTTAAGGAATCTTTACGCGGCAAAGGTGTAGGACAAAAACTCTATGACAAAGTAATGATATATGGAGCTGAGAGCGGTGTAAAACGCGTAGAGTGGGTGGTATTAGACTGGAACACTAGTGCCATTGAATTCTACAAAAAGAGTAATGCAAAATTTTTAAAAGATTGGCATCTTGTTCAAATGGACGAACAACGTCTTCAGGATTATATTAAAAAAATTAATGCTTAA
- a CDS encoding aminotransferase class V-fold PLP-dependent enzyme → MSTSLLKKAYDSSLFKKEGTDLVNQISQYLSDTTFGKSEKVITWTTPEDEYHFWKEYISDTHTTSDFFKTVIARSIHTHHPKYIGHQVAPTVPVSALATLLSAQLNNGMAVYEMGAASTALERLIIEQFAKVIGFENGDGFLTSGGTLANLTALLAARRVMAKDDVWNEGHSSKLAIMVSEEAHYCVDRAARIMGLGSDGIIKVPVDDTYKMRTELLDSYYDSVVEKGYEVIAIVGSAPSTSTGVYDDLEEIYAFAKAKKVWFHIDAAHGGAAIFSPKYKHLLNGADKADSIIIDGHKMMGTSALATAVVFKESTASYATFEQKAQYLWEKNEDADWFNLAKRTFECTKSMMSLRFYAIINAYGVQFFDDFVTTLYDAGKEFGDLVKQQEDFEIALDPVSNIVCFRYKTSTGDINLVNQSIRKALLEDGEFYIVGTSLRGEFYLRTTFMNPFTTRTHSLRLLNLIREVAKALISVS, encoded by the coding sequence ATGAGTACATCCCTATTAAAAAAAGCCTACGATAGTTCACTCTTTAAAAAAGAAGGAACAGATCTAGTTAATCAGATATCTCAATATCTGTCTGACACTACCTTTGGAAAGTCTGAGAAAGTCATCACATGGACAACGCCAGAAGATGAGTATCATTTTTGGAAAGAGTACATCTCAGATACTCATACAACCTCAGATTTTTTTAAAACAGTTATCGCAAGATCGATACACACGCATCATCCTAAGTATATAGGTCACCAAGTGGCACCCACGGTGCCTGTATCTGCCCTAGCCACACTACTAAGCGCACAGCTTAATAATGGAATGGCGGTATATGAGATGGGCGCAGCATCTACGGCACTGGAGCGATTAATAATCGAGCAGTTTGCAAAAGTAATTGGCTTTGAAAATGGCGACGGATTTCTAACTTCTGGGGGAACGCTCGCAAACCTTACAGCATTACTCGCTGCTCGTAGAGTCATGGCAAAAGATGATGTTTGGAATGAAGGACATAGTAGTAAACTTGCTATTATGGTTTCTGAGGAGGCGCATTATTGCGTAGATCGAGCCGCTAGAATTATGGGTCTTGGGAGTGACGGTATTATTAAGGTACCTGTAGATGATACTTACAAAATGCGCACAGAGTTGCTAGATTCGTATTATGATTCGGTTGTGGAAAAGGGTTATGAAGTGATAGCCATAGTGGGTAGTGCACCTAGTACAAGTACTGGGGTGTATGATGATCTTGAAGAGATTTACGCTTTCGCGAAAGCGAAGAAAGTATGGTTTCACATAGACGCAGCACATGGCGGAGCAGCTATTTTTTCTCCCAAGTATAAGCATCTCTTAAATGGAGCAGATAAAGCTGATTCTATCATTATAGACGGTCACAAAATGATGGGCACAAGTGCGCTGGCAACTGCGGTCGTATTTAAGGAAAGTACGGCGAGCTATGCTACGTTTGAGCAAAAAGCACAATATCTCTGGGAAAAGAACGAAGATGCAGACTGGTTTAACCTAGCCAAAAGGACTTTTGAGTGCACGAAAAGTATGATGAGCTTGCGCTTTTATGCTATTATAAATGCATATGGAGTTCAGTTTTTTGATGATTTTGTTACCACGCTTTATGATGCGGGAAAGGAGTTTGGTGACTTAGTGAAGCAGCAAGAAGATTTTGAAATAGCGCTAGATCCTGTCTCAAATATTGTGTGTTTTAGATATAAAACGAGTACTGGTGATATCAACCTTGTCAACCAGAGCATACGTAAAGCACTACTAGAAGATGGAGAGTTTTATATTGTGGGAACCTCTTTGCGTGGAGAATTCTATTTGAGAACCACATTTATGAATCCGTTTACGACTCGAACACATTCTCTACGTTTATTAAATTTAATAAGAGAAGTGGCAAAGGCACTCATAAGTGTAAGTTAA
- a CDS encoding flavodoxin family protein, translating into MKEKPDFSNLKALYINCTLKKTPHMSHTKALMDVSIDIMRSEGVTVEYLRFVNHDVAYGVYHDMTEHGEETDEWPAIFKKIEEADILVIGTPIWLGEKSSVATKLIERLYGESGNRNEKGQYYFYGKAGGCIITGNEDGIKHVAMSTLYSLQHIGYSIPPQADCGWIGEAGPGASYNDEESGAKNNDFTNRNTTFMTYNLLHLASMLKAQGGYPAYGNSRGDWDDGTRWNFENPEYR; encoded by the coding sequence ATGAAAGAAAAGCCTGATTTCTCAAACCTAAAAGCGCTGTATATAAATTGCACGCTCAAAAAAACACCCCACATGAGCCACACTAAGGCTCTCATGGATGTCTCTATAGACATTATGAGATCAGAAGGTGTTACTGTAGAATATTTAAGATTTGTAAATCATGACGTAGCTTATGGCGTATATCATGACATGACAGAACACGGAGAAGAAACAGATGAGTGGCCAGCAATCTTTAAAAAGATAGAAGAGGCAGACATTCTTGTTATAGGAACCCCTATCTGGCTTGGTGAGAAGTCTTCTGTTGCGACAAAGCTTATAGAACGCTTGTACGGAGAAAGTGGTAACCGTAATGAAAAAGGGCAATACTATTTTTATGGAAAAGCAGGTGGTTGCATTATCACTGGTAATGAGGATGGTATCAAGCATGTAGCCATGAGTACACTGTATTCATTACAACATATAGGCTATAGTATCCCGCCACAAGCAGATTGTGGATGGATAGGGGAGGCTGGTCCTGGTGCTAGTTATAATGATGAGGAGAGTGGAGCAAAAAACAACGACTTTACAAATCGTAATACCACCTTTATGACATACAACTTATTGCATCTTGCAAGTATGCTTAAAGCACAGGGAGGATATCCAGCTTATGGAAATTCACGTGGGGACTGGGATGATGGTACTCGCTGGAACTTTGAAAATCCAGAATACAGATAG
- a CDS encoding response regulator codes for MKQIDIACIIDDDPIFVFGAQRLMNMSNFCKGFLIFHDGQQALNHLGPVLRGTVESAIPDVILLDINMPILDGWQFLDAIISINVIKKITIFVVTSSIDPRDKEKAASYKNVKNFVVKPITQDKLDDLKKQMEL; via the coding sequence ATGAAACAAATAGATATAGCGTGTATTATAGATGATGATCCAATTTTTGTTTTTGGAGCGCAACGATTGATGAATATGAGTAACTTTTGTAAAGGATTTCTCATTTTTCATGACGGGCAGCAAGCGCTTAATCATTTAGGGCCAGTATTAAGAGGAACAGTAGAGTCTGCTATACCAGATGTTATTCTATTAGACATTAATATGCCTATACTTGATGGATGGCAATTTCTTGATGCCATTATAAGTATTAATGTGATTAAGAAAATCACAATCTTTGTTGTTACTAGTTCCATTGATCCCCGAGATAAGGAAAAGGCTGCCTCATACAAGAATGTCAAGAACTTTGTAGTAAAACCTATTACTCAAGATAAACTTGACGATTTAAAAAAGCAGATGGAACTGTAG
- the fbp gene encoding class 1 fructose-bisphosphatase yields the protein MSRKNQTLGEFIIENQAEFQYSSGELSRLINSIRLAAKVVNHEVNKAGLVDIVGAAGETNIQGEDQQKLDVMANDTFIRTLTNRNILCGIASEENDDFISIHGQNEDNNNKYVLLMDPLDGSSNIDVNVSVGTIFSIYRRVTPAGTPVTMEDFLQKGREQVAAGYIIYGTSTMIVYTTGHGVNGFTLNPAIGTFYLSHPNMQFPETGNIYSVNEGNYVHFPEGVKRYIKYCQEEKDDRPYTSRYIGSLVSDIHRNMIKGGIYMYPKSSKAANGKLRLLYECNPMAFIAEQAGGKASDGFTAILDLQPTELHERVPFFCGSKLMVEKAESFMKGS from the coding sequence GTGTCAAGAAAAAACCAAACATTAGGAGAGTTTATTATTGAAAATCAAGCTGAGTTCCAGTATTCTTCTGGAGAACTTTCTCGATTGATTAACTCTATTCGCCTTGCGGCCAAAGTTGTAAACCACGAAGTAAACAAGGCAGGCCTTGTAGATATTGTGGGTGCCGCTGGGGAGACAAACATCCAAGGTGAAGACCAGCAAAAGCTGGATGTTATGGCAAATGACACCTTTATACGTACACTCACTAACCGTAATATTCTTTGTGGTATTGCGAGTGAAGAAAATGACGATTTTATTTCAATACATGGTCAAAACGAGGATAATAATAATAAGTACGTGTTGCTTATGGATCCTCTAGATGGCTCTTCTAATATTGATGTAAATGTTTCTGTAGGGACAATTTTTTCAATCTATAGACGCGTGACTCCCGCAGGAACCCCTGTGACTATGGAAGACTTTTTACAAAAAGGTAGAGAGCAGGTAGCAGCAGGATATATTATTTATGGAACTTCTACCATGATAGTTTATACTACGGGTCATGGTGTAAATGGATTTACTCTTAACCCTGCAATTGGAACTTTTTATCTTTCTCACCCTAACATGCAGTTTCCTGAAACAGGAAATATTTACTCCGTAAATGAAGGGAACTATGTTCATTTCCCAGAGGGTGTGAAGAGATATATAAAATACTGTCAAGAAGAGAAAGATGACCGTCCTTATACGTCTAGATACATAGGGTCGTTAGTTTCTGATATTCATAGAAATATGATTAAAGGTGGTATATATATGTACCCTAAGAGCTCAAAAGCTGCCAATGGTAAATTACGCTTGTTGTATGAATGCAATCCTATGGCATTTATAGCAGAGCAAGCAGGTGGTAAAGCTAGTGATGGTTTTACAGCTATATTAGACCTTCAACCTACAGAGCTGCATGAACGCGTTCCTTTCTTTTGTGGAAGCAAATTAATGGTTGAAAAAGCCGAAAGTTTCATGAAGGGGTCTTAA
- a CDS encoding Rab family GTPase produces the protein MSVSKKIVLLGHFGVGKSSLLRRFVENNFSDNYVVTIGVHIMKKEVTINSDKVTLIIWDVEGTDDFTKYRPSYLMGASSFIYVFDASRAVTYGDLKYNLSHLKEKYPQVPVHIIGNKVDLVDKDEIIEALKAQDVQHSYLSSAKTGENVEQLFSDVAAQLLKNA, from the coding sequence ATGAGCGTATCTAAAAAAATAGTATTACTAGGACATTTTGGTGTTGGTAAGTCTTCACTACTTCGCAGGTTTGTTGAGAATAATTTCTCAGATAACTATGTAGTGACTATTGGTGTGCATATAATGAAGAAGGAAGTAACTATCAACTCTGACAAAGTCACATTGATTATATGGGACGTTGAAGGAACAGACGATTTTACAAAATACAGGCCATCATACTTAATGGGAGCTTCAAGCTTTATTTATGTATTTGATGCTTCAAGAGCAGTAACATATGGTGATTTAAAGTATAATTTAAGTCATTTAAAAGAAAAGTATCCCCAAGTGCCTGTGCACATTATCGGAAATAAAGTAGACTTAGTCGATAAGGATGAAATCATCGAGGCTCTAAAGGCTCAAGATGTTCAACATAGCTATCTTTCCAGTGCAAAGACCGGAGAAAATGTTGAACAGCTGTTTAGTGATGTAGCAGCACAATTGCTTAAAAATGCTTGA
- a CDS encoding VOC family protein, with protein MKRVTGIGGMFFKSEDPDAQKSWYKKHLGIPTDQYGWTFWWRDENGNKCSTQWSPMNADTEYFSPSKKQFMFNFRVDNLIELLKVLKEEGVTIVGEVEEYSYGKFGWILDPEGNKIELWEPIDSEFLKEE; from the coding sequence ATGAAAAGAGTCACTGGTATAGGAGGAATGTTTTTTAAAAGTGAAGATCCAGATGCTCAAAAGAGTTGGTATAAAAAGCACCTAGGGATCCCTACAGATCAATATGGCTGGACTTTCTGGTGGCGTGATGAAAATGGTAATAAGTGCTCTACCCAGTGGAGCCCTATGAATGCGGATACAGAATACTTTTCTCCCAGCAAGAAACAGTTTATGTTTAATTTTAGGGTAGATAATCTCATAGAGTTACTTAAAGTACTTAAGGAAGAAGGTGTCACTATAGTAGGAGAGGTAGAGGAATATAGCTATGGTAAATTTGGCTGGATACTAGATCCCGAAGGAAATAAAATAGAATTATGGGAACCTATTGATAGCGAGTTTTTAAAGGAGGAATAG
- a CDS encoding PAS domain-containing sensor histidine kinase: protein MKSIETQSRLFPSFGDNVSLLLQEAASIGMWEFEVGNDKVFWSVETKKLHGVAEDYEPSVHQAIKFYKEGDSRNRINKDFELAITQGKEFDSEYLIITTTGKEKWIRSVGVPVIVKGKCVKIYGVFQDIDAQKKAQILLEEQQQRFKRTFENAPNGIALVSLSGDWMEVNSQIYKIFGYTKEELAILNFHKITHPEDLLQDATLNRDLLSGDRDSYQVQRRYIHKTGVTIWTVLSVSLVRTDLESPDYFICQITDITSLKTANQRIEDLLSKTEGQNEKLLNFKHIVSHNLRSHTSNLDMLLGFLKHDFPDLKKLQVFQMLLNAFGDLEKTIESLSEISSFENVSKDDFEQINLALSIEKTIASLSALIENAQCSVQVDIAPHIMVHSIDEYLRSIFLNLMTNAIKYRKDDELLQVKICCVLEGDYIVIHFIDNGLGIDLNLHGTKIFGLYKTFHRKPDSRGLGLYIVKNQVEAIGGKVSVDSEVGVGSTFKVYLKV from the coding sequence ATGAAAAGCATCGAAACGCAATCTCGACTATTTCCATCTTTTGGAGATAATGTGTCACTACTTCTTCAGGAGGCCGCTTCAATCGGTATGTGGGAATTTGAAGTAGGAAATGACAAGGTTTTTTGGAGTGTTGAGACAAAAAAGTTACATGGAGTAGCAGAGGATTATGAGCCTAGCGTACATCAAGCAATTAAATTTTACAAAGAAGGAGATAGCCGCAATAGGATCAATAAAGATTTTGAACTAGCCATCACCCAAGGAAAAGAGTTTGATAGTGAATACTTGATAATCACGACAACTGGAAAAGAGAAGTGGATTAGATCAGTAGGTGTTCCAGTAATAGTAAAAGGTAAGTGTGTTAAAATTTACGGTGTATTTCAAGATATCGATGCACAAAAAAAGGCACAAATTCTTCTTGAGGAACAGCAACAGAGGTTTAAAAGAACATTTGAGAACGCTCCTAATGGTATTGCACTAGTTTCTCTATCTGGTGACTGGATGGAAGTAAATTCACAAATCTACAAGATTTTTGGATATACAAAAGAAGAGTTAGCCATACTTAATTTTCATAAAATTACTCACCCAGAAGATCTTTTGCAAGATGCAACTCTTAATAGAGATTTGCTTTCGGGTGATAGAGATAGTTATCAAGTACAGAGGCGGTATATTCATAAAACTGGAGTTACTATATGGACAGTTCTTTCAGTATCCCTAGTGAGAACAGATCTTGAGAGTCCGGATTACTTTATATGCCAGATAACAGATATTACTTCTCTCAAAACTGCAAACCAGCGTATAGAAGATCTTTTAAGCAAGACAGAAGGGCAAAATGAAAAGTTATTAAATTTTAAGCATATTGTATCTCACAACTTGAGGTCGCATACGAGTAACCTTGACATGCTTCTAGGATTTTTGAAGCACGATTTTCCTGATTTAAAAAAGCTACAAGTGTTTCAAATGCTTCTTAACGCATTTGGAGATCTAGAAAAAACCATAGAAAGTTTAAGCGAGATATCATCTTTTGAAAATGTGTCAAAAGATGATTTTGAGCAAATTAATCTAGCCCTGTCTATTGAAAAAACCATAGCAAGTTTAAGTGCTTTAATAGAAAATGCTCAATGTAGCGTGCAAGTAGATATTGCTCCTCATATTATGGTACACTCTATTGATGAATACTTAAGAAGTATTTTCTTAAATTTAATGACTAACGCTATTAAGTATAGAAAAGATGATGAGTTACTTCAAGTAAAGATATGTTGTGTTCTTGAGGGTGATTATATCGTTATTCATTTTATAGACAATGGATTAGGAATTGATCTTAATCTTCATGGAACTAAAATCTTTGGCCTTTATAAAACTTTTCATAGAAAGCCTGATTCTAGAGGATTAGGTCTGTATATTGTTAAAAATCAGGTAGAAGCCATAGGAGGTAAAGTGTCGGTTGATAGTGAGGTAGGAGTAGGATCAACCTTTAAAGTATATTTAAAAGTATGA
- a CDS encoding TM2 domain-containing protein, with protein sequence MSLEDEKIPGDKPGNDAKNMADDAKKAASDFANDAKDAANEFGNSAKEEWNKVTNGTDNKKMLAGLLGIFLGAFGVHKFILGYQKEGIIMLVLSVVGIVLSCVGIGVLLVWAVGLVGLIEGIIYLTKSDEEFYNAYQVGRKPWF encoded by the coding sequence ATGAGTTTAGAAGACGAAAAGATCCCAGGTGATAAACCAGGTAATGATGCAAAAAACATGGCAGACGACGCAAAGAAAGCTGCAAGTGATTTTGCAAACGACGCAAAAGATGCTGCCAATGAATTTGGCAATAGTGCAAAAGAAGAATGGAATAAAGTGACTAACGGTACTGATAACAAAAAAATGCTCGCTGGGCTTCTAGGCATCTTTCTTGGAGCATTTGGAGTACATAAATTTATCTTAGGATACCAGAAAGAGGGTATCATAATGCTTGTGCTAAGTGTTGTGGGGATAGTACTTTCTTGTGTCGGCATAGGTGTTCTTTTAGTCTGGGCTGTAGGTCTAGTAGGACTTATAGAGGGAATTATTTACCTTACAAAATCTGACGAAGAATTTTATAATGCATATCAAGTAGGTAGAAAACCTTGGTTCTAG
- a CDS encoding lysophospholipid acyltransferase family protein → MGLVTAKEVARAINVDKFGFIGTFAGWSLMKVLKISSLNKIYDRNKHLGDLEFLNALLDEFNIKFEIPEEDLKRLPKDGAYVTISNHPLGGIDGILLLKLMLEQRPDFKIIANFLLHRIEPLKPYVMPVNPFENKKDVKSSIAGFKSAISHLREGHPLGIFPAGEVSTYKDDKLIIDKPWEEAAMKLVKKAEVPIVPIYFHAKNSRLFYQLSKLSDTLRTAKLPSELLTQKNRVIKVRIGNPIKVTAQKEHESLADFTEFLRKKTYMLANSFEKKNILKDIPQKLKTPKEPKKIVTEMSSDLIEDEILRLRKNDRRLLTSKNYEVYLAPAQEMPSILREIGRLREITFRAIGEGTNEAIDLDKFDRYYYHMFLWDNEANALAGAYRMGLGSKIYEEHGIDGFYLQDLFRFEPELHKMMSESIEMGRAFIIKEYQQKPMPLFLLWKGIVHTTLRFPEHKYLIGGVSISNQFSNFSKSMMIEFMKSHYYDPYIAQYIRPKKEWKVKLKDADKEFVFDESKADLNKFDKLIEEIEPGSLRLPVLIKKYIKQNAKVIAFNVDPLFNNAIDGLMYIRIADLPESTVKPVMEEFQAELEKKYNQRNTEEE, encoded by the coding sequence ATGGGTCTAGTTACCGCAAAAGAAGTTGCACGCGCTATAAATGTCGATAAATTTGGCTTTATAGGCACTTTTGCTGGGTGGTCATTAATGAAGGTTCTTAAAATATCTTCTCTCAATAAAATTTACGACCGCAACAAACACCTAGGAGATCTTGAATTTCTTAATGCCTTGCTTGATGAATTTAATATCAAGTTTGAAATCCCAGAAGAAGATCTAAAAAGACTACCTAAAGATGGTGCTTATGTAACGATATCAAATCACCCACTAGGAGGTATAGATGGAATATTATTGCTCAAATTAATGCTTGAGCAACGTCCAGATTTTAAAATTATAGCAAACTTTTTACTACACCGCATAGAGCCACTCAAGCCCTATGTAATGCCAGTAAATCCTTTTGAAAATAAGAAAGATGTAAAGTCAAGTATTGCTGGCTTTAAAAGTGCAATATCACACCTTAGAGAGGGCCACCCACTCGGAATTTTTCCTGCTGGAGAAGTCTCTACATACAAGGACGATAAACTCATTATAGACAAACCGTGGGAGGAAGCAGCTATGAAACTGGTTAAAAAGGCAGAAGTGCCTATTGTACCTATCTATTTTCACGCAAAAAACAGTAGACTCTTTTATCAATTATCAAAGCTAAGTGATACACTTAGAACAGCTAAGCTCCCTAGCGAACTACTCACACAAAAAAATAGGGTGATAAAGGTGCGTATAGGAAATCCTATAAAAGTCACAGCACAAAAAGAACACGAATCCCTTGCAGACTTTACAGAGTTTTTACGCAAGAAAACCTATATGCTGGCAAATTCTTTTGAGAAAAAGAATATTTTAAAAGATATCCCTCAAAAACTAAAAACACCAAAAGAGCCTAAAAAGATTGTTACAGAAATGAGTAGTGATCTTATAGAAGATGAAATTTTACGCTTGCGCAAAAATGACCGTCGCCTTCTTACTAGTAAAAACTATGAAGTATATCTAGCTCCTGCTCAAGAGATGCCTAGCATTTTAAGAGAAATAGGAAGACTTAGAGAAATCACCTTTAGAGCCATAGGAGAGGGAACAAATGAAGCTATAGATCTAGATAAATTTGACAGATATTATTACCATATGTTTTTATGGGATAATGAAGCAAATGCACTTGCAGGAGCCTATAGAATGGGACTGGGGTCAAAGATTTATGAAGAACATGGTATAGATGGGTTTTATCTTCAAGATCTCTTTCGTTTTGAACCAGAGCTACACAAGATGATGAGTGAAAGCATTGAAATGGGGCGCGCATTTATCATTAAGGAGTATCAACAAAAACCCATGCCACTTTTTCTTTTATGGAAAGGTATCGTCCATACCACATTGCGTTTTCCAGAGCATAAATACCTTATAGGTGGAGTGAGTATTTCAAATCAATTTTCAAACTTCTCAAAGTCGATGATGATTGAATTTATGAAATCTCATTACTACGACCCTTATATTGCACAATACATACGTCCTAAAAAGGAATGGAAAGTAAAGCTCAAAGATGCCGATAAGGAGTTTGTTTTTGATGAAAGTAAAGCAGATCTAAATAAGTTTGACAAGCTCATTGAAGAAATAGAACCAGGATCACTACGTCTTCCTGTTCTCATAAAAAAGTACATTAAGCAAAATGCAAAAGTTATTGCTTTTAATGTAGACCCTTTATTTAATAATGCCATTGATGGCCTTATGTATATCCGCATTGCAGATCTACCAGAGAGCACCGTAAAACCTGTGATGGAAGAGTTTCAAGCAGAGCTCGAAAAAAAGTATAATCAGCGTAATACAGAAGAGGAGTAA